In a genomic window of Zingiber officinale cultivar Zhangliang chromosome 9B, Zo_v1.1, whole genome shotgun sequence:
- the LOC122024666 gene encoding uncharacterized protein LOC122024666, with protein MASSVAESALAHGPVMSMMKKRLRSLRKKLNRILQMEDTLAQGKLLNKEQKEFLRSKPTIVILINEYEKLRGPLAAAVQEELDRAAFTAASPAPIPQEEIPVPAGVKEERDRAVMDVLALVYFGCMFDVKPQSEFAAMMLTRMHERGCCLTYDYVTDDATDLLREHDLDAISGFASLVTSRSVYSGVSHKDTLQACLQHAKLWLVNADQPIHSGASLTYAGLREKLNKILASDYFTTTPEMKAPGDLAAAVGKYGASCQVQFSESTNVPSSMVQSEDVEVPIVPQEDEQQEFQLSEVHPDHEVSHVDEQLNMGATDPPVSYGAVVASNQEQENQKVDLEDLNLREVEQREHQYNSRRIYHNNQGGIRGPDNRRGYHDSGSGGRGGNGGYQNGRSRYHDSSYSKHYYNPKGRGGQSSCAANYTDHGSHAPSNLDLDTRT; from the exons ATGGCGTCGTCGGTGGCAGAATCGGCGTTGGCCCACGGACCTGTGATGAGCATGATGAAAAAGCGCCTTCGCTCCCTGCGCAAGAAACTCAACCGCATCTTGCAGATGGAGGATACCCTCGCCCAAGGGAAGCTGCTCAACAAGGAGCAGAAAGAATTCCTCCGCTCCAAACCCACAATCGTCATTCTCATCAACGAGTACGAGAAGCTCCGGGGGCCCCTCGCCGCCGCCGTCCAGGAGGAACTCGACCGCGCCGCTTTCACCGCCGCCTCCCCTGCCCCCATCCCTCAAGAAGAAATCCCTGTCCCCGCCGGTGTCAAGGAGGAGCGGGATCGGGCCGTGATGGACGTTTTGGCCTTGGTCTATTTCGGGTGCATGTTCGATGTCAAGCCGCAGAGCGAGTTCGCGGCGATGATGCTGACCAGGATGCACGAGCGTGGCTGCTGCTTGACCTACGACTACGTGACGGATGATGCCACCGACCTTTTAAGAGAGCATGATCTTGATGCGATATCGGGGTTTGCCTCCCTTGTCACCTCGCGGTCGGTCTACTCGGGCGTCTCTCATAAGGACACTCTCCAGGCCTGCCTTCAGCACGCGAAGCTCTGGCTTGTCAACGCTGATCAACCTATCCACTCTGGGGCATCTCTTACCT ATGCCGGATTGAGAGAAAAGTTGAACAAGATATTGGCTTCAGACTACTTCACCACGACGCCAGAGATGAAGGCCCCTGGTGATCTCGCAGCTGCTGTGGGAAAGTATGGTGCTTCTTGTCAGGTTCAGTTTAGTGAGTCAACGAATGTGCCCTCATCAATGGTTCAATCTGAAGATGTGGAAGTTCCCATTGTGCCTCAG GAGGATGAACAGCAAGAATTTCAACTAAGTGAAGTTCACCCTGATCATGAAGTTAGCCATGTTGACGAACAACTAAACATG GGTGCGACAGACCCTCCTGTAAGCTATGGAGCAGTTGTTGCCTCCAACCAGGAGCAAGAAAATCAGAAAGTAGATTTAGAAGACCTAAATCTGAGGGAGGTGGAGCAGAGAGAGCACCAATATAATTCACGCAGGATTTACCACAACAACCAAGGTGGCATTCGTGGTCCTGACAACCGGAGGGGCTACCATGACAGTGGTAGTGGTGGCCGAGGTGGGAATGGTGGCTACCAGAACGGACGGAGTCGGTATCATGACTCTAGTTACTCCAaacattattacaacccaaaagGGAGAGGAGGTCAATCCAGTTGCGCAGCTAATTACACCGATCATGGAAGCCATGCCCCTTCTAATCTTGATTTGGATACTAGAACCTAG
- the LOC122022957 gene encoding E3 ubiquitin-protein ligase ATL4-like, with translation MDNQTATQVITVTVYFTAGLLILLVYVAYLKRWCRLRQDLQNSGGSDDAEPAMDVAVATPETLAEAEAARRRRQILEAIRVVVVGSSSQGNGDEEEADCSICLCKYEAGEEARVLPECCHMYHKACIDPWLVVFNGQRCPLCCAPVVSPAEKPQQRR, from the coding sequence ATGGACAACCAAACGGCAACCCAAGTCATCACCGTCACCGTCTACTTCACCGCCGGCCTCCTCATCCTCCTTGTCTACGTCGCCTACCTCAAGCGCTGGTGCCGCCTCCGGCAAGATCTCCAGAACAGCGGCGGCAGCGACGACGCGGAACCAGCCATGGATGTGGCCGTGGCGACGCCAGAAACGTTGGCTGAGGCCGAAGCCGCTCGTCGTCGCCGTCAGATCCTGGAGGCGATTAGGGTGGTGGTGGTTGGCAGCAGTTCCCAGGGGAATGGAGACGAGGAGGAGGCGGACTGCTCGATCTGCCTGTGCAAGTACGAAGCAGGGGAGGAGGCGCGGGTGCTGCCGGAGTGCTGCCACATGTACCACAAGGCCTGCATCGATCCGTGGCTCGTCGTCTTCAACGGCCAACGCTGCCCTCTTTGCTGCGCGCCGGTGGTGTCGCCGGCGGAGAAGCCGCAGCAGCGGCGCTGA